A single Streptomyces sannanensis DNA region contains:
- a CDS encoding amidohydrolase family protein, which yields MSDHVVLHVKGRVLVGPEEVRDELWAVDGRITYERPPGTDDAPTVFGWALPGLVDAHCHVGLDAHGPVDAETSEKQAVTDREAGTLLIRDAGSPSDTRWIDDRDDLPKIIRAGRHIARTRRYIRNYAHEIEPGDLVAYVAQEAKRGDGWVKLVGDWIDRETGDLGTCWPRGEVEAAIAEAHRLGARVTAHCFAEESLQPLVEAGIDCIEHATGLTEDTIPLFAERGVAIVPTLINIATFPQLAAGGEQKFPLWSAHMRALHARRYETVRAAYDAGIPIFVGTDAGGSLAHGLVAEEVAELVTAGIPPLDALSATTWGARSWLGRPALEEGAPADLVVYDEDPRADVRVLGSPSHVILNGRVMG from the coding sequence ATGAGCGATCACGTGGTGCTGCATGTGAAGGGGCGGGTGCTCGTCGGTCCCGAGGAGGTCCGGGACGAGCTGTGGGCGGTCGACGGCCGCATCACCTACGAGCGCCCGCCCGGCACGGACGACGCCCCTACCGTTTTCGGGTGGGCGCTGCCCGGCCTGGTCGACGCGCACTGCCACGTGGGGCTCGACGCCCACGGCCCGGTCGACGCCGAGACCAGCGAGAAGCAGGCCGTCACCGACCGCGAGGCGGGCACCCTCCTCATCCGCGACGCCGGATCCCCCTCCGACACCCGCTGGATCGACGACCGGGACGACCTCCCGAAGATCATCCGGGCCGGCCGCCACATCGCCCGCACCCGCCGCTACATCCGCAACTACGCCCACGAGATCGAGCCCGGCGACCTCGTCGCCTACGTCGCCCAGGAGGCGAAGCGCGGCGACGGCTGGGTCAAGCTGGTCGGCGACTGGATCGACCGCGAGACGGGCGACCTGGGGACTTGCTGGCCGCGCGGTGAGGTGGAGGCCGCGATCGCCGAGGCTCACCGGCTGGGCGCCCGGGTCACCGCGCACTGCTTCGCCGAGGAGTCGCTCCAGCCGCTCGTCGAGGCGGGCATCGACTGCATCGAGCACGCGACCGGCCTGACCGAGGACACGATCCCGCTCTTCGCGGAGCGCGGCGTGGCGATCGTCCCGACCCTGATCAACATCGCGACCTTCCCGCAGCTCGCGGCCGGCGGCGAGCAGAAGTTCCCGCTCTGGTCGGCCCATATGCGCGCTCTCCACGCCCGCCGCTACGAAACGGTCCGCGCGGCGTACGACGCGGGCATCCCGATCTTCGTGGGCACGGACGCGGGCGGCTCCCTGGCCCACGGCCTGGTCGCGGAGGAGGTCGCCGAGCTGGTCACCGCGGGCATCCCGCCACTGGACGCCCTGTCGGCCACGACCTGGGGGGCTCGTTCGTGGCTGGGCCGCCCCGCCCTGGAGGAGGGCGCCCCGGCGGACCTGGTCGTCTACGACGAGGACCCGCGAGCGGACGTCCGGGTGCTGGGCTCGCCCAGCCATGTGATTCTGAACGGCCGCGTCATGGGCTGA
- a CDS encoding radical SAM protein, whose protein sequence is MHATETQPGTPPALDDVDGVLNFLWLELTNRCNLQCVHCYTESHPLSGDQDVLTAEDYESVLSQAYDLGCRRVQLIGGEPQLNPDFRRLLRCSVECGFDFVEVFSNLTRLDDETLAFSVENGVHFATSVYSDDPVAHDAVTTVRGSHRRTVANLRRLIEHKVPTRVGVIAVNEDADAVERTRRYLMDLGVDGQVRASEVRQFGRGRELLGQEANLSSLCGHCWKGSLAVAPDGRVFPCVMARNWPVGDILHQTLDEIVNGDELARIRREIHDTVWQSSARECPQSCNPDLSCPCEPLLCSQSCQPQNCSPDVCSPTTPR, encoded by the coding sequence GTGCACGCCACGGAGACACAGCCGGGGACGCCCCCGGCGCTCGACGACGTCGACGGAGTCCTGAACTTCCTCTGGCTCGAACTGACCAACCGCTGCAATCTGCAGTGCGTCCACTGCTACACCGAGTCGCATCCGCTCAGCGGCGACCAGGACGTCCTCACCGCCGAGGACTACGAATCCGTGCTGAGCCAGGCCTACGACCTGGGCTGCCGCCGCGTCCAGCTGATCGGCGGAGAGCCCCAGCTCAACCCGGACTTCCGGCGCCTGCTGCGCTGTAGCGTGGAGTGCGGCTTCGACTTCGTCGAGGTGTTCAGCAATCTCACCCGGCTCGACGACGAGACCCTGGCGTTCTCGGTCGAGAACGGAGTGCACTTCGCGACCTCCGTCTACTCCGACGACCCCGTCGCGCACGACGCCGTCACCACCGTCCGCGGCAGTCACCGGCGCACCGTCGCCAACCTTCGGCGGCTCATCGAGCACAAGGTCCCCACGCGAGTGGGCGTGATCGCGGTGAACGAGGACGCAGACGCCGTGGAACGCACCCGGCGGTACCTGATGGACCTCGGTGTCGACGGACAGGTACGGGCGTCCGAGGTACGGCAGTTCGGACGGGGCCGGGAACTCCTCGGGCAGGAGGCGAACCTCTCCAGCCTGTGCGGGCACTGCTGGAAGGGCAGCCTCGCCGTCGCACCGGACGGACGGGTCTTCCCTTGCGTCATGGCACGGAACTGGCCGGTCGGCGACATCCTGCACCAGACCCTCGACGAGATCGTGAACGGCGACGAGCTGGCGCGGATCCGCCGGGAGATCCACGACACGGTGTGGCAGAGCAGCGCCAGGGAATGCCCCCAGTCCTGCAACCCCGACCTGTCCTGCCCGTGCGAGCCCCTGCTGTGCTCCCAGTCGTGCCAGCCCCAGAACTGCTCGCCCGACGTGTGCAGCCCCACCACGCCCAGATAG
- a CDS encoding tetratricopeptide repeat protein has translation MDEPAVIGQRVQRLRAERGLTQRQLAEPAYTAAYISTLESGRVRPSETALRFLAERLGTTYEELTTGRSARLATELRLALTDARRLLATGTLGEAAARYRELLTEAEELALEPERADALTGLGECALESGELDAAREHFESAERILTSAGEPLPRRVRALRGRAVAHLLAGELRYACYVLETALDELNAQGLHDPDALLLLYASSIGPYMDMGAHARAAQAAELALSLAPQVSDPALVAGMHRSVARTLLAEGRIAEADASLAKAQDLYQQLQTRTELAHCHWMRGYVQAQNGDLEAAERELRTAREMLAARSAALYTAQVEVELADVLRRRGKRDEAVALLSRLLELGAGLGDGRGAVHAAGARRLLGLIAEEGGADERAEEHYVLALALLERSGAAGDLADLCRLLGDLLRRTGRTEAALDAYRTGLGHRAAPGTTTLGPAPAAPPFRGAW, from the coding sequence ATGGACGAACCGGCTGTCATCGGACAGCGCGTACAGCGCCTGCGTGCCGAACGGGGTCTGACGCAGCGGCAACTGGCCGAACCCGCGTACACGGCCGCGTACATCTCCACGCTGGAGTCCGGCAGGGTCCGCCCCTCCGAGACCGCCCTGCGCTTCCTGGCCGAGCGGCTCGGCACCACTTACGAAGAACTGACCACCGGCCGCTCCGCCCGGCTCGCCACCGAACTGCGCCTCGCCCTCACCGACGCCCGCCGCCTGCTCGCCACCGGCACTCTCGGCGAAGCGGCCGCCCGCTACCGGGAACTGCTCACCGAGGCCGAGGAACTCGCCCTGGAACCCGAGCGGGCCGACGCGCTCACCGGGCTCGGCGAATGCGCCCTGGAGAGCGGTGAACTGGACGCCGCCCGCGAGCACTTCGAGTCGGCGGAACGCATCCTCACCTCGGCCGGCGAGCCGCTCCCCCGCCGGGTCCGCGCCCTGCGCGGCCGGGCCGTCGCGCACCTGCTCGCCGGTGAACTGCGTTACGCCTGTTACGTCCTGGAGACCGCCCTCGACGAACTGAACGCCCAGGGCCTGCACGACCCGGACGCCCTGCTGCTGCTCTACGCGTCCTCCATCGGCCCGTACATGGACATGGGCGCGCACGCCCGGGCCGCCCAGGCCGCCGAACTCGCCCTGTCACTGGCCCCGCAGGTCTCCGACCCGGCCCTCGTCGCCGGAATGCACCGCAGCGTGGCGCGCACCCTGCTCGCCGAGGGGCGGATCGCCGAGGCCGACGCCTCGCTCGCCAAGGCGCAGGACCTCTACCAGCAATTGCAGACCCGTACCGAGCTGGCCCACTGCCACTGGATGCGCGGCTATGTGCAGGCCCAGAACGGCGACCTGGAGGCCGCCGAGCGCGAGCTGCGCACCGCCCGCGAGATGCTCGCCGCCCGCAGCGCCGCCCTGTACACCGCACAGGTCGAGGTCGAACTGGCCGATGTGCTGCGCCGACGGGGGAAGCGCGACGAGGCGGTGGCCCTGCTGTCCCGGCTGCTGGAGCTCGGTGCGGGCCTCGGCGACGGACGCGGCGCCGTCCACGCCGCGGGCGCCCGCCGGCTGCTGGGGCTGATCGCCGAGGAGGGGGGCGCGGACGAGCGCGCCGAGGAGCACTACGTGCTGGCGCTGGCCCTGCTGGAGCGCAGTGGGGCGGCGGGTGATCTGGCCGATCTGTGCCGGCTGCTGGGCGATCTGCTGCGGCGTACGGGCCGTACGGAGGCCGCGCTCGACGCGTACCGTACCGGCCTCGGCCATCGGGCGGCGCCGGGCACGACGACGCTCGGCCCGGCTCCCGCGGCGCCGCCGTTCCGCGGCGCCTGGTGA
- a CDS encoding aminotransferase class V-fold PLP-dependent enzyme, with translation MENLGNPAADEFAPQSTYLNTSTAGLLPRRALEAVKALADENAAGVRGGPGSFEKVDAARASFARLVGVDAGRVATGGSVAVHVALIASSLPPGAEVLITEGEFSSVITPFTVRGDLKVRYAPLEELAEAVRPGTALVATSAAQSADGRLADLAAVRAAAAAHGARTLVDACQSAGWLPMDAGLYDFTVTAGYKYLMCPRGVSFLTVSEEAQETMAPLHGTWVGAEDRWNSTYGPVEVFAASARRYDEPVSFYAYHAAEQSLALLEEIGIEAVHAHNTALADRYREGLLSLGHRPVPAPGSTSVSVPGLADREPELAAAGVITAARAGNLRVSFHLYNTAADVDRVLEVLAG, from the coding sequence ATGGAGAACTTGGGCAATCCGGCGGCCGACGAGTTCGCGCCGCAGTCGACGTACCTGAACACCTCGACCGCGGGGCTGCTGCCCCGGCGGGCGCTCGAGGCCGTGAAAGCGCTGGCCGACGAGAACGCCGCCGGGGTGCGTGGCGGGCCGGGCAGCTTCGAGAAGGTGGACGCGGCCCGCGCGTCCTTCGCCCGGCTCGTCGGAGTGGACGCAGGGCGGGTGGCCACCGGCGGCTCGGTGGCCGTGCATGTCGCGCTGATCGCCTCCTCGCTGCCGCCGGGCGCCGAAGTCCTCATCACCGAGGGCGAGTTCAGCTCGGTGATCACGCCGTTCACGGTCCGCGGCGATCTCAAGGTGCGGTACGCGCCGCTGGAGGAGCTGGCCGAGGCGGTGCGGCCCGGCACCGCGCTGGTCGCCACCTCCGCCGCGCAGTCGGCGGACGGCCGGCTGGCCGACCTGGCGGCGGTACGGGCCGCGGCGGCCGCGCACGGGGCCCGTACGCTCGTCGACGCCTGCCAGTCGGCGGGCTGGCTGCCGATGGACGCGGGTCTGTACGACTTCACGGTGACCGCGGGCTACAAGTACCTGATGTGTCCGCGAGGCGTGTCCTTCCTGACCGTCTCAGAGGAGGCTCAGGAGACCATGGCGCCGCTGCACGGGACCTGGGTCGGCGCCGAGGACAGGTGGAACAGCACCTACGGCCCGGTCGAGGTCTTCGCCGCATCCGCCCGCCGCTACGACGAGCCGGTGTCCTTCTACGCGTACCACGCGGCCGAGCAGTCGCTCGCGCTGCTCGAGGAGATCGGCATCGAGGCCGTTCACGCCCACAACACCGCGCTCGCCGACCGCTACCGGGAGGGCCTGCTCTCCCTCGGCCACCGGCCGGTGCCCGCGCCCGGCTCGACGAGCGTCTCGGTGCCGGGCCTGGCGGACCGCGAGCCCGAGCTGGCCGCGGCCGGCGTCATCACCGCGGCCCGTGCGGGCAACCTGCGGGTGTCCTTCCACCTCTACAACACCGCGGCCGACGTGGACCGCGTCCTGGAGGTCCTGGCGGGCTGA
- a CDS encoding pyridoxal-phosphate-dependent aminotransferase family protein encodes MSHPLLDLTPLTATHFADIERRVASLLRTEQDVVIMQGEALLPLEGCIKGAAHPGSTALNVVTGPYGQTFGNWLRDAGANVIDLAVPFHTAVTAAQIEQALAEHPGIDFVSLVHAEAATGNTNPVAEIGEVVRAHGALFMVDAVASVGAEPLLTDEWGVDLCVIGAQKAMGGPAGVSAVSVSGRAWERMAANPAAPRRSYLSLLDWKERWIDGGRRALLHAPAQLEMLALEACLERIETETLDAVIARHASAAAAMRAGVLALGGGPAPYVHEAREAAPVATTLRAPAGVDASELVAKALAVDPSVPLIAGGGALASEMIRVNHYGVDAAPGVVESSLAALGAALGEYGLTADVEAARKAASTAW; translated from the coding sequence GTGAGCCACCCGCTTCTGGACCTGACCCCGCTGACCGCCACGCACTTCGCGGACATCGAGCGCCGGGTGGCCTCGCTGCTCCGCACCGAGCAGGACGTGGTCATCATGCAGGGCGAGGCGCTGCTCCCTCTGGAGGGCTGCATCAAGGGCGCGGCCCACCCCGGTTCGACCGCGCTGAACGTCGTCACCGGGCCGTACGGGCAGACCTTCGGGAACTGGCTGCGGGACGCCGGGGCGAACGTGATCGACCTGGCGGTGCCCTTCCACACCGCGGTCACCGCCGCGCAGATCGAGCAGGCGCTGGCGGAGCATCCCGGGATCGACTTCGTGTCGCTGGTGCACGCGGAGGCCGCGACCGGCAACACCAACCCGGTCGCGGAGATCGGTGAGGTGGTACGGGCCCATGGCGCCCTCTTCATGGTCGACGCCGTCGCCTCGGTGGGTGCCGAGCCGCTGCTGACCGACGAGTGGGGCGTGGACCTGTGCGTGATCGGCGCGCAGAAGGCGATGGGCGGCCCGGCGGGAGTGTCGGCGGTGTCGGTGAGCGGGCGCGCCTGGGAGCGGATGGCCGCCAACCCTGCGGCGCCGCGCCGCTCGTACCTCTCCCTGCTGGACTGGAAGGAGCGCTGGATCGACGGCGGCCGCCGGGCGCTGCTGCACGCCCCCGCGCAGCTGGAGATGCTGGCGCTCGAGGCATGCCTGGAGCGGATCGAGACGGAGACCCTGGACGCGGTGATCGCGCGGCACGCCTCGGCCGCCGCGGCCATGCGCGCGGGCGTGCTCGCGCTGGGCGGCGGGCCGGCCCCGTACGTCCACGAGGCGCGCGAGGCGGCGCCGGTGGCGACGACGCTGCGTGCGCCCGCTGGGGTGGACGCCTCCGAGCTGGTGGCGAAGGCGCTGGCCGTCGACCCGTCGGTGCCGCTGATCGCGGGCGGCGGGGCGCTGGCGTCCGAGATGATCCGGGTCAACCACTACGGCGTGGACGCGGCGCCGGGCGTGGTGGAGTCCTCGCTGGCGGCGCTGGGCGCGGCGCTGGGCGAGTACGGGCTGACGGCGGATGTGGAGGCCGCCCGCAAGGCGGCCTCCACGGCCTGGTAG